GAATCGATAAAGTTTTGAGTGGTTTAGGTATGTATACacttttctttatatttttacaATGCTATTTTGTTTGACATATGTATAGTATTTCGCTATTTCTTCTATTATTGAAATGGAACTCTCTTTGCACATGGGCTAAGGCCTTGAAATGTATAAACACAAtctgaatatgaatctgaaGCCATTGTTTTTCTTAAATTATGTAGCAGTTTTCACATTCAAAATCTGTTGCTTGGACAGCAGTCAGTATTATGCCATAATTTCCCCCTCAATTGGAACGTGCTTGATACAaccaatatatttgatatttatattcatttcaaatatcatgTATAacttatttgatatttatttattgcaaatATCATGTATAACTTAGGAGATATATTTTAGGAATTTGCTGTGATGTTGCTTTAAAATAACAAACGATTTACATTGCATGACAAGACAAACACACGATTGAAACTagtaaaacaaatgacaattacAAAACAGATAAAACTAATAAAAGTTAATAAAAGATTATCAtgcacacagatacacagacacacacatacacatagacacatagaGACACATGCATATgccagacacaaacacacacaggtagacaaagacagacagacagacagacaaacagacacacatacacatacacacacatacacacacatacatacatacacacatatacacacaatcacacacacacacacacacacacacacacacacacacacacacacacacacacacacacacacacacacaataactCAAGATCACAATTCAGGTGTCATCTATGCCAGTATTTGCTAACAGATGAGAGTTTAAGGTATACCTGATATCTATGTGCTCTAGATATGGCAAAATTTTATGCTAGCTAATAACTGTGACACCTTTGGCCTTATATCATTGATCACGTAAATTGGTAACCTAAGCTAGGTACTCCTAACCTATGACTCATAGCAGGGATTTCATcatctcccctccactgtctatgatttcaTAGCAAGTCTGGGTTTCACTTTCATTCTCATACAGTCTAGCAATCACTCTTGTTGGCAAACACTGACTGAACTGCATGCTGATATTAGTGAGGTAATTTAAAGTAAACCTTATTCAAAATACCATAGGAGCTAGTACTAACCATGTAGCTGTTTTTTATTAGAGTAACTATATTAACGGCAACTCCACCTTGTTGACATACTTTTACTGAAGTCTCTTTCATACGTGTATTACAGATACTTCAAAATGGCGTCTCACTTTAGCCTATCTAAGGAACTGGAAACGACTATGGAACGGACAAATCATGCCCGATTGTGTCGCCTTCTAGTAGAGGGAGGAACTAAAGCACTCAGGGAAGTCTTTGATCAAATACATCCACCAAGTCAGCTGGCCAATAGGTTGATACATTTCAGACGGACTATGCAGCCATTGAAATCAAGAAAAGTTATCAACAATAGACAATGGGATCAATTGTACAATGCAAGTCCAGTATCTTCAACAAATTTTGACATAACTTTATTGATGGTATTATTGCGGAATATTTGTAACTTTCATTCACCAAAAACAGGATGGGACAAACAACCAAATGCAAGTGACTGTAGTCTGGAGGCTGATTTTGTCCGCATCAAAGTATATCGTAACCAACTTTGCCACAGTGAAAGAGCAAGCGTGAGTAATAATGATTTCGCATCATGGTGGTCCGAGATAGGTGATGCCCTGGTACGTATGGGTGCAAAGCAGGATGATGTTGATAACCTCCTGACAGACACTATGGACAGTGAAATGGAACAAAAGTACAGAGAAGATCTTGAACAGTGGGCTGAAGCACATGAAGAAGTGAAAACTGAAGTAAAACAGTTGACCAAGAAAGTAGACAAGGTTATGGAGAAACTCACTTCTGAAAAGCAATGTAGTAGACATAATGATCCGGTTCGATTTTACTGTAAAACTTGTCATGAACTTATCTGTATGACTTGTACCTATGTCACACATAAATCTCCtgaacatgtacattgtgaaaTGAATAAGGCAGGCGATCAAATTCGAAAGGACATGTTTGCAAGCATGGTACACCTACAAAAGAAAGATAAAGAACTTGAAACCAATGAGAAGCAAGCTTACAATATGTTGACATCACTGACGATCCAGTTTACACAGCAGAGAGAACGAATCAAACAGCACTCACGGCTTCACATACGAAACCAAGATAAAAAGCAACAAGAAGACGATCTTATTTCTAATCTAACTGATAAGTATATGAAATTGATGAGTGAAATCAACCAGGATATCCGACGTCTGACAGACACAAAAGAAAGTATCATACGGACTTTATTACAGCTAGACGATGTGCAGACTATCAAAGATGATTCTGAGTTCCTGAGCATGTGCaaagaaattgacaaaatagtaacaaagaatttaaacatagatACAggattttacaaaaattatgaTACTTTGACAGAGTTAATACCATGTTTCCTTCAAAACAAATTAGGCATGCTTTTGTTTCCTCCACTTCCATCTTTATCAAGTGTGAAATGTCTAGACACAAGCAGTGGGGGGCATATAAAGACAGGTGAGCAGCTTTGCTTTGTGATAAAGTGTTTCAACTGCCAAGGAGACAGTTTTGAAGCAAATAGTGTGTGCAGTTTGGCAGCATTCATTTCGCATACAGATGGGCCTGACATAAACTTAAACGTAGTACAAGATGATCCCGAAGATGAAGTGAAAAATCAATCTCTTGTTTTCTTTGACACAGAGAGGCAAGGTAAACATGAACTGTTAGTGACGTTACGTGCCCATCACATCGTAGGATCTCCATTGATCTTTGCTGTGAGGCCATCATGGAGAAAGTCACGGATATCAATAAGACAATATAAGAGGCCTGAAGACCTTACGACTGCTTCCTTGATAGCAAGAgataaaaatagcaacattgtTGTAAGTGACTATGAAAATGGTGTTGTAGAAATCTTTGATAAGTTCGTCGTTTTGAAGAGAATATTCAGTGTCGCAGATCTTGGACTATTCAACCCAGAGACTATTGCAATATCACCGGAAAATGTGTACATCATTGTGAACCAAAATCCAAAACATCCAATTGTGTTGTGCACTGAAACAGGACAATTCATCAGGAGTTGTGGACAGAGACATGTCATAATACCCACTGGCGTTGCTTTGAATCATTCTTCGGACATCCTATATGTGGGTGACAGAGATACACACTCGATACACATGCTGAACTACCAGACTGGTGAATGCCTCAAAGATATCGGTCAGCATGGGAAGGGAGATAGGGAGTTCAAATGGCCTACATTTCTCACAATTAATCACAAGGATCAGGTCATTGTATCAGATTATGGCAACCATCGGATCCAGGTGCTAAGCAAAGAAGGGGACTTTCTATTTACATTTGGAAAGAGGGGATCAAACAATAACGAGTTTAATGGACCAAATCAAGTAATAACAGACATGGAAGATAATATGTACGTCTGTGACTGTCACAATCAGAGGGTTCAGAAATTCGACTCTAAAGGCAACTTTCTGTATACTTTCATTGATGAAAGAGATGGCATCGGCCTTTGCTATAGCATGATAATTAGTCATGAGTCACCTTGCAAAGTATTTATTACTAATCGTGAAGACAGACACCACCTTATGTGTTTTGAAGAGGTTACTTCTCAAATGAAGTCATCATTAATGATCAGTGAATAAGTCCTTAAACTGATTTTATACTCTGAGGCTGTGTCATAGAAAGATTTCTCTGAATAAAATTTCAGAAAACTAGGCATGAAATGGTGTTTTAATAGTGGAATTCCCAGTATACCCTTCTGCCtccctacatatatacattgtatacttccaCTTTACAGCTATCATCATCGGTTTGATAATGCCaaatcaaaatgtatgaaaactTACCCTCCAAACGGTAGTGGAGTCATTTTGCCAGACTATTTCTGATCCAACGTTGCCTCCATTTTGTCCAGTCTGGAAGACATATTGATTTGTATTGTCTCCAGGCATACTCACATTATTAGCATGGATCATATTAGGATAGTTCTCAGTATCACAGAGTCCTGATTTGAAAAATAGTAACAGCAACATTATACAGACATGCAATAACAGTTTTCTTGGTtcttggtttgtttgtttttcagtcaGACAGAAAGCTGTCTTTCAACTGACAGGAAATGTCTGATCAGGATTAACATTTGgttgaaaaacaacaatagTTTACTGGCAGAGCAGTAGAAAAAGTTTGTCTTGAACAATAGAATGATCCTATCAAATCCTCacgactccactgataagataacacttatGCAAGAACGTGGGACTGAATCGTGGGCCTTTAATGAAACAGGCTAGATTACAAAACATAACCCACAATATACAATTGTAAgaaagtcatatatatatatatatatatatatatatatatatatatatatattgatgaaaaatatatattttctttttctttcttttcttttttttgtgggggggggggggtgttttttttgtttctcaacATGCTTATTTTACTGATATGTGAACTCAAGCAATTTGACCATTTTATTTCAgtcacaattttgttttaataaacctgtaattattattattaacattattattattatcgaAGAAActtaaaatttgtcaaaattaaaacTATCAATATTATACACATAGTGCTTGCCTTATATATACCAATACTTTATAGACTTTTTCCCTCTTTTACAGACAATAACAACTTTGAAACTTTGAtagtacataaataaataaataaataaataaataaataataaataaataaataaataaatacatacatacatacatacatacaactgaAATTGACATTACATAgttttacaatatatttcaatcatattccataaaatgttttgataaaatatgaaaCTTACCATCTTGAGCATCAACAATGAGTATAccagttttatcattttctcCAATTAATGCATTGACTGGATCTTTTAACATCACTCTAAACTTCTCACCATTCTCCTCCAGTGTGTCTTCCAAAATGATCACACTCCAGCTTCCAAAGGAAACACCCGGATCAAACTGAATTTGTTCCATTCGGCTGGGAATGAAGTCGATTCCCTCACTGGCTGATAATTCCTTGATTTTAACCATCACAAAGGATGATTGAGCTAGGTATCCGATGCGGACGATATTCAGAGTAAGGGTGCCAATATTCTCACATACCTCATACTCCGGCTTGCTCAACTGTAGAATTGTCCAATGGAAATCAAACCTTGACAAAACAAACAGAGATATCTTACTTTCTTTTGATCACATTGTCTTAAAATTGCAATATGGATGAGAAAAGGGGATTTGTTTTAGATTTTTCAATTTACAAaagtaaaacaacaaataaattgcaaaaaagctaaaaaaaagaaaaatatgtaaaaagattgttattgtatgtaagATTCTACATAGACTATTGATGGCATTTGTTTGAccaaataaagttgaaaaatgtTGTTGACAGCTGAGGATGATACCAGCATTGACCCTGGAACACGTTTGGATATCTTTcactaacctttgaccttgaagcTTTTGTCCGTGAGCATCATGCACTTCAAAAGTAAAACTATCATTGGTTTCCTTTGTACCCTCATGCAAGAAATACATCACATTTCTTTCATTCAGATCTTGTTGAGTGAATGTGCGGTAAATCATTTCTCTTGAGGAAACAGCCTCTAAATATCCATGCTCTGGTTGCCtagtaacaacatacatgatGTTGTCATCCAGGGTATCCTTGTCTTCTGTTCTTAAGTGTCTGTTTGTCAGGGTGCAACCATAGCGACCGTTGTAATTTTCTAAAATAGTTGTCGGGGTATTAACGATGATGCGAGGAGTATCCATGTCTAAAGTGTCAATTTGGATTTCAAATGAAACAGGTTCAAAACGAACTTGTCCATCCACCAGGAAACCAGCATTGGTGTTATCAGTTGCGATGAAAGAGAAACCGTCTACGGCTGACCTGCCGCCATCTTGTTTGTACATTATCATGTGAGCATCAATCTCAGCTTGTGTGAATTTATTAGGAATGGGTTCCCCCATTCTAACAAGATGGCCATACATTGGTAACTTGGTGACAATGTATGTCAAATATTTTGTCTCTGTGTCCGGGTCATCCAGTTTGATTTCATAGTTGGAAAGAATCTTGGCACCTCCTTCAGCAACTTCGAACTTGTCTGTCATCTGGAGATTCGGTAAGGTATTATCAACAGATTCTATTACGATCCTAAATTTATCTGTTCTAGAAGTCATTCCATTTGTGACAACAAACTCAAATGAGTCTTCCTCCACTCGATTCTTCTTGACGTGTTTGTAAATGATACGTTGTCCTGCCAAGTCAAGTTGTGAGAATGTACTGATCGTCATTCCAGGTCTTGCAATGTCTTCAAGTTGTCCCTCTAAAGGTAGCTGAGTAACACTGAACACAATCTCTTCCACCAAGTTAGAATTATCAAAAGCTGACAAAACATCTGGCGTAATCACAACAAAATCACCCTCTCTGACTTGAATACCATCATTGATAATCACCAACTCATCCTTTCTGGTATTCAGAATctcaatttcaaaactttccCTACCAGAGTTGTGTTTTCCATCAGTGACTGTAAACCGAAATTTATCATTCCCCTTCGATCCGAGGGCACTGGTATGAATATATCGCAGTAAATTCATGTTAACATCCTCCTGGGTAAAGTTCATGTATTCTTCCACCAGCTCCCATTTCGGTAGTTGGCCTGGTTGTGTTCGTTTCACCTGGAGCAATCCACGCTTGGGAAGTGTGTTGATAACAAAGTGGATGTTGCTATCTAGGGTATCTACATCACTTGCAAGAAGAGCAACACTAGATATAATTTTACTTTCATGTATGTTAATAGAGATTCCAGTATTGTGAACAATAACTGGTGGCTCATCATTCATCGGAACAACATTCACATGGATAGTTTTCCGTACAGTATGCACTCCATCAGTTAATCGCATGGAAAAGTCATCCGTCATAGTTTCTGATCCGTCATGATGATACATCAAATTCATGGAACTTTTCAAAGCATCCAACGTGAAGTCATGATGTATGGGAACGCCGGTCACATCCCTTGACTGTCTATTGAACATGTCCATAATTTCCCCATGCTTTGGTGGTTTACTGATGGAAAACATTAAAGTTTCCTTGGGAATATCCATATCCACTGCGTTCAGGATGGAATCATCCAACATATATATATCTCCTTCATTAAGTGTAATATCAGCACTGATAAAATTGGGTGTTTCATCATTCTGTGGAATGATTATAACAGAAAAAGTCAACTgaggtgaaatatttataccATCGGTTGCGTACAGAACAAACTCATCAGATACTGGTTCAACGCCTTCATGTTTTGATTGTACATAGTTAATGTTTCCTTGGTAGATGTCTTGTAGTAGAAATGAAGATATAGGTTTTCCTTCATTGCTTTTCTCAAAACCCGGAGAAGGTAAAACATTTTCCAGGAATCCCCAGATAGGCAGATGAACAATGATAATACCAACGTTGTTTGGATCAGTATCTATGTCGGTAGCATGCACAAAATCCGCAGTTATGGTTAGTTTCCGTCCCTCTGGCACAAGAAACGCATCTCCTAAGATGATCACAGGAGCTTGATTATCAACTGGAAGAACGGTTACGTTCAAATCATGCAGTGGCAAATTACTTGTACTTGGAATAACTTGGTCAGACACCACAAATgaaatatagtcaaatattggTTTGGCACCGACTTCCCCGCTTGTGTGTACGTATCTGACAGTACCGTCTATAACATCCTGTTGACTAAATCTCGTAACGATCACTGAATTTCTCTTAATAACACCTCTTCTGGGAGGGCTGACGATAATAAACCTGAGCAACATATCATCAGAATCACCATCAACTGCTGCGATGATGTCTGGTGTGAGAAGTAAACTCCCTCCCTCTGGGACAGTCACATGAGTTGCTAGTCCGGGTTTTAGTTGAGGTACCTGGTCATTTACTGGAAGGACAGAGATAGTGATGTCTTTGGTTGTTGACTGTATGCCATCGGTGACTTTTAAAATGAAGCTGTCCTGCCCACTATCTGACCCATCATGGTTGTATCTACAAGTAATAGAAATAACAAATACACCAAATAGTAAGATATTGATAGTTAGGGATAGGGGAGATTGGAAGCACTtaatgtacagtactgtatagttTATTTTCAACTAAAAATCATTATCAATTTAGACTAAAGGTAGGTTACTACGGTAATACatcttatatatgtatataatctacCTTATTCAACAATAGTAAACAATATAACTGTATTAACCAGTCTAAGTCTAAAATGACTAACTCTAAAAATGATTAACAATGAACTGTATTAACCTACCTAAGTCTAAAATGATTAACAATGTAACTGTATTAACCTACCTTAGTCtaaaatgattaatattatataactgtattaaccTACCTAAGTCTAAAATGATTAACAATATAACTGAAGTAACCTAACCAAGTCTAAAATGATTAATATTGTAACTGTATTAACCTACCTTAATCtaaaatgattaatattatataactgtattaaccTACCTAAGTCTAAAATGATTAACAATATAACTGAAGTAACCTAACCAAGTCTAAAATGATTAATATTGTAACTGTATTAACCTACCTTAATCtaaaatgattaatattatataactgtattaaccTATCTAAGTCTAATATGATTAACAATATAACTGAAGTAACCTAACCAAGTCTAAAATGAttaatattgtactgtattaaCCTACCTTAATCtaaaatgattaatattatataactgtattaaccTACCTAAGTCTAAAATGATTAACAATATAACTGAAGTAACCTAACCAAGTCTAAAATGATTAATATTGTAACTGTATTAACCTACCTTAATCtaaaatgattaatattatataactgtattaaccTATCTAAGTCTAATATGATTAACAATATAACTGTATTAACCTACCTAAGtctaaaattattaatattatataactgtattaaccTACCTAAGTCTAAAATGATTGACATCATCTGGTGTGAAAGTATCTCCAATTTGCATTGTACCATCAAATTCAATGCTACCATGCTGTGGTAAACTGAGAAGGCTAAAAATCAGATCCTCCATTCTGGTGTCTTGGTCTGAGGCAGCAAGAACAGAAGATCCTAGAACCAATGATTCTCCCTCATTGACCACCATCCTGGCAGTGTAAATCACAGGGGCTTGGTTGTCAATCGGTAGTACAGTTATATTAAAAGCTTGTCCAAATACTGTGTTTCCGAAAGGATCACTAACAGAGAAAATGAACTGTATTTGTCGTTGCTTTTTACCGATGTCACCAAACGGTGGCATAAATGCAACTTTTTTGTGGTTCACTTGATGCTGGGTGAAGCTCCTGATTGCTGGGATGGTGGGATCTTTCATAGGCATTGTGAGGTTGTCCGTTGAAAAGAGTCTCCCTGCATCTCCTAAACTATGGGTATCTACGTAGTATGGGGGTGTTGTTACAGTGTACACTAGTTGGGTATCTGGCGACTCAACATCTGTATATTCTAGATGCTTCTTTTCAATGAATACTATATCCAATTCCTTGACTTGAATGGATCGCATTTTTCCTTGCACTGGTTGCGGTTGCAAGTCTGCCACcggatgtatgtgtataaccACTGACTCCCTATCAGACTCATTTGGTGGAACTTGACCGTCCAGCAACACAAACTCAAATGAATCCACGAACATTTCTTCTCCCAGATGATGGTAACAAATCAAACCTTGGAATAAGTCTTTCTGAGTAAATTTGTTGACTGGATATCCATACGATTgccatgaatatttttttaggaTTTCACCAGCGATGGGTGGTTTGGTGATTTGGAAGGTGATATAATCATCGCTAGAGTCAGCATCCGAGGCATgtagcatatttttttttatttgtatcgTCTCACCTTCATTCAACTCAAACCATCTATTGGTTATGAGAAATGGTGGGCTGTCATCTTTTGGCAACACATTTACAGGAAAGGTAAGTCTAGAGCTATGGTATCCATCCGTCACACGAAACTCTATATCATCTTTGATGGTATCGCTATCGTCATGTTGATACACAAGTGTACCTTCCTCCAAATCAATTGGAGTGAACATAATTGCAGGTCTATTGTTAATTGTGAGCTTCCCGTGTCGTAATCCACCAACCACAATCAGTCTTACAAGTTGTAAGTTGTCATTGTCAACCACCTGTAAATTCTCTAATGTGATTGGACGGGATTGACCCTCTAGCAGGGTCAAGCCATTGTTTACAGAAATCCTTGGAGCATTCGTTGAGGCTGATCGTACAGCCAGCATAATCATGATTGGTTCACTAGCAGCAAAATAACTGTCATATACAATCACTTCAATGTTAAAAACTCTTCTCTCCGAATGACTAACATTTGGGGGTTTATATGCAATATTGAAACTATTGATGTCATTTTGAGTAAACGATGAAATAGCTCGTGTTGGGTCATCCAAATGAACAATCTCACCTTGTCCATTTTGCAGTGGTGAGCTTATATTGAAAACTAACTTGGTATCATGTGTTTCTCCATCTTGGGCAGATAACACAAACGGCGAAATAGTAGT
The Glandiceps talaboti chromosome 6, keGlaTala1.1, whole genome shotgun sequence genome window above contains:
- the LOC144436261 gene encoding FRAS1-related extracellular matrix protein 1-like; protein product: MDQSKTFFYELILFVSLMSTVIGQLVAVNNGLAVAIGRTVFLNPADLTFHLTNPEDECKVEVILNEPMTQRVGSLSPQVFNCQFHPNTVKYKHNGSPLLDSDSVKLKVYRFTDAHTYSQTFDLNIEIQKVDHRVFAPVMPLTVDKFEGFSNPIDRNTLEFKYNRVMNASCTVKFVLALDHQPQFGQLVKGEGEDKVIIRHLNENCETFLNMGLRYEHLIPPSPDVDYIALTLQVLDPLRGYEEYEERIHLPVRILPGFANQKPGASFMSMFVLDADQFVLTTISPFVLSAQDGETHDTKLVFNISSPLQNGQGEIVHLDDPTRAISSFTQNDINSFNIAYKPPNVSHSERRVFNIEVIVYDSYFAASEPIMIMLAVRSASTNAPRISVNNGLTLLEGQSRPITLENLQVVDNDNLQLVRLIVVGGLRHGKLTINNRPAIMFTPIDLEEGTLVYQHDDSDTIKDDIEFRVTDGYHSSRLTFPVNVLPKDDSPPFLITNRWFELNEGETIQIKKNMLHASDADSSDDYITFQITKPPIAGEILKKYSWQSYGYPVNKFTQKDLFQGLICYHHLGEEMFVDSFEFVLLDGQVPPNESDRESVVIHIHPVADLQPQPVQGKMRSIQVKELDIVFIEKKHLEYTDVESPDTQLVYTVTTPPYYVDTHSLGDAGRLFSTDNLTMPMKDPTIPAIRSFTQHQVNHKKVAFMPPFGDIGKKQRQIQFIFSVSDPFGNTVFGQAFNITVLPIDNQAPVIYTARMVVNEGESLVLGSSVLAASDQDTRMEDLIFSLLSLPQHGSIEFDGTMQIGDTFTPDDVNHFRLRYNHDGSDSGQDSFILKVTDGIQSTTKDITISVLPVNDQVPQLKPGLATHVTVPEGGSLLLTPDIIAAVDGDSDDMLLRFIIVSPPRRGVIKRNSVIVTRFSQQDVIDGTVRYVHTSGEVGAKPIFDYISFVVSDQVIPSTSNLPLHDLNVTVLPVDNQAPVIILGDAFLVPEGRKLTITADFVHATDIDTDPNNVGIIIVHLPIWGFLENVLPSPGFEKSNEGKPISSFLLQDIYQGNINYVQSKHEGVEPVSDEFVLYATDGINISPQLTFSVIIIPQNDETPNFISADITLNEGDIYMLDDSILNAVDMDIPKETLMFSISKPPKHGEIMDMFNRQSRDVTGVPIHHDFTLDALKSSMNLMYHHDGSETMTDDFSMRLTDGVHTVRKTIHVNVVPMNDEPPVIVHNTGISINIHESKIISSVALLASDVDTLDSNIHFVINTLPKRGLLQVKRTQPGQLPKWELVEEYMNFTQEDVNMNLLRYIHTSALGSKGNDKFRFTVTDGKHNSGRESFEIEILNTRKDELVIINDGIQVREGDFVVITPDVLSAFDNSNLVEEIVFSVTQLPLEGQLEDIARPGMTISTFSQLDLAGQRIIYKHVKKNRVEEDSFEFVVTNGMTSRTDKFRIVIESVDNTLPNLQMTDKFEVAEGGAKILSNYEIKLDDPDTETKYLTYIVTKLPMYGHLVRMGEPIPNKFTQAEIDAHMIMYKQDGGRSAVDGFSFIATDNTNAGFLVDGQVRFEPVSFEIQIDTLDMDTPRIIVNTPTTILENYNGRYGCTLTNRHLRTEDKDTLDDNIMYVVTRQPEHGYLEAVSSREMIYRTFTQQDLNERNVMYFLHEGTKETNDSFTFEVHDAHGQKLQGQRFDFHWTILQLSKPEYEVCENIGTLTLNIVRIGYLAQSSFVMVKIKELSASEGIDFIPSRMEQIQFDPGVSFGSWSVIILEDTLEENGEKFRVMLKDPVNALIGENDKTGILIVDAQDGLCDTENYPNMIHANNVSMPGDNTNQYVFQTGQNGGNVGSEIVWQNDSTTVWRNHALVPVKTKETLQIPDVIEGHVLSPSLTINGNNRASQPGGNTQPSAPPRCDQASVGLLHFDGSSGKLHRCDGNKWKEWTEADNVRQETNPCSKGWTFHKNNCYKVGKDERTWNSAQRMCKEQYNGNLVSFTTKEDLNWLWVFAGGRPFWIGLNDKYQESQWEWVDGMPLTFTNWKKGSPKEDLEARRNCVLMGQKLKWQDKLCDNISAPFVCAVTPLSKK